One segment of Pseudomonas asgharzadehiana DNA contains the following:
- a CDS encoding alpha/beta fold hydrolase: MRNRLVLLPGWGLGVSPLEPLAAALQGLDEHLHVQIEPLPALGSCDLEEWLDELDATLPDNTWLGGWSLGGMLAAELAARRGERCCGLVTLASNPCFVAHEGWPDAMPAETFDAFLSGCHADSQVTLKRFGLLCAKGAADPRGLSRLLVSGAPHTAPHVLMPGLELLAQLDTREALLAYRGPQLHLFAAMDALVPAQAASALLALLPDVEIGLIEQAGHAFLLEDPHGVAEAIQAFLHECVDD, translated from the coding sequence ATGCGTAATCGACTGGTATTGCTGCCCGGCTGGGGCCTTGGCGTATCGCCGCTGGAACCATTGGCCGCCGCCTTGCAGGGCCTGGATGAACACCTGCACGTGCAGATCGAGCCGTTGCCTGCGCTGGGCTCCTGCGACCTGGAAGAATGGCTCGATGAACTTGACGCGACCTTGCCGGACAACACCTGGCTGGGCGGCTGGTCCCTCGGCGGCATGCTGGCCGCCGAGTTGGCGGCACGGCGCGGCGAGCGTTGCTGTGGCCTGGTGACCCTGGCGAGCAACCCGTGTTTTGTTGCCCACGAGGGCTGGCCGGATGCGATGCCCGCCGAGACGTTCGATGCGTTCCTCAGCGGTTGCCACGCTGACTCGCAAGTCACTCTCAAACGCTTTGGACTGCTGTGTGCCAAAGGCGCCGCCGACCCTCGCGGGCTCTCGCGTTTGCTGGTCAGCGGCGCCCCGCATACGGCCCCCCATGTATTGATGCCGGGTTTAGAGTTACTCGCTCAATTGGACACGCGTGAGGCCTTGCTCGCCTATCGCGGCCCGCAGTTGCACCTGTTTGCCGCTATGGACGCGTTGGTGCCCGCGCAGGCGGCCAGTGCGCTCTTGGCATTGTTGCCCGATGTAGAAATCGGCCTGATTGAACAAGCCGGTCACGCTTTTCTTCTGGAGGACCCTCACGGTGTGGCGGAGGCCATCCAGGCTTTTTTGCATGAGTGTGTTGATGACTGA
- the bioF gene encoding 8-amino-7-oxononanoate synthase gives MSFDLAARLAARRAEHLYRQRPLLQSPQGPQVVVDGQPLLAFCNNDYLGLANHPQVIEAWRAGASRWGVGGGASHLVVGHAMPHHELEEALADLTGRPRALLFTTGYMANLGAVTALVGQGDTVLEDRLNHASLLDAGLLSGARFNRYLHNDAASLAKRLEKATGNTLVVTDGVFSMDGDLADLPALARETKAKGAWLMVDDAHGFGPLGANGGGIVEHFGLSQDDVPVLVGTLGKAFGTAGAFVAGSEELIESLIQFARPYIYTTSQPPALACATLKSLELLRTEHWRREHLNGLIRQFRQGAEQLGLNLMDSFTPIQPILVGDSARAVRLSQRLRERGLMVTAIRPPTVPAGGARLRVTLTAAHSEAQVQLLLSALQACLRLEPAHA, from the coding sequence ATGTCTTTCGATCTCGCCGCGCGCCTCGCTGCCCGCCGTGCCGAACATCTTTACCGTCAACGTCCTCTGCTCCAGAGCCCCCAAGGCCCGCAAGTGGTGGTAGACGGGCAGCCGCTGTTGGCGTTCTGCAACAACGACTACCTGGGGCTGGCCAATCACCCGCAAGTGATCGAAGCCTGGCGCGCCGGTGCATCTCGTTGGGGCGTGGGCGGTGGCGCTTCGCACCTGGTGGTCGGGCACGCCATGCCGCACCACGAACTCGAAGAAGCCCTGGCCGACCTGACCGGTCGCCCGCGTGCCTTGCTGTTTACCACCGGTTACATGGCCAACCTGGGCGCGGTCACCGCATTGGTGGGGCAGGGCGATACGGTACTCGAAGACCGCCTTAACCATGCCTCGCTGCTGGATGCCGGCTTGCTGTCGGGTGCGCGGTTCAATCGCTACCTGCATAACGACGCGGCCAGCCTGGCCAAGCGCCTGGAAAAAGCCACCGGCAATACCCTGGTGGTCACCGACGGTGTGTTCAGCATGGATGGCGACCTGGCCGACCTGCCCGCGCTGGCGCGCGAAACCAAGGCCAAGGGCGCCTGGTTGATGGTGGATGACGCCCATGGCTTCGGCCCGCTGGGGGCCAACGGTGGTGGGATCGTCGAGCACTTTGGCTTGAGCCAGGACGATGTACCGGTATTGGTCGGCACGCTTGGCAAGGCATTCGGCACCGCCGGTGCGTTCGTGGCGGGCAGTGAAGAGCTGATCGAAAGCCTGATCCAGTTCGCCCGGCCGTACATCTACACCACCAGCCAACCGCCGGCGCTGGCCTGCGCCACACTCAAAAGCCTGGAGCTGCTGCGCACCGAGCATTGGCGGCGTGAACACCTCAACGGCCTGATTCGCCAGTTCCGCCAAGGGGCCGAGCAGCTTGGCCTGAACTTGATGGACAGCTTCACCCCGATCCAACCGATCCTGGTCGGCGACAGCGCCAGAGCCGTGCGTTTATCGCAGAGGCTGCGCGAGCGCGGCCTGATGGTCACCGCGATCCGCCCACCCACCGTGCCCGCCGGCGGTGCGCGGTTGCGCGTGACGTTGACGGCGGCCCACAGTGAAGCGCAGGTGCAGCTATTGTTGAGCGCATTGCAAGCGTGTTTGCGCCTGGAGCCTGCCCATGCGTAA
- the bioB gene encoding biotin synthase BioB, producing MSASTTATLRHDWSLAEVKALFVQPFNDLLFQAQTVHRAHFDANRVQVSTLLSIKTGACPEDCKYCPQSGHYNTGLEKEKLMEVQKVLEEAARAKAIGSTRFCMGAAWKHPSAKDMPYVLQMVKGVKAMGLETCMTLGRLDQDQTEALAQAGLDYYNHNLDTSPEFYGSIITTRTYSERLQTLAYVRNSGMKICSGGILGMGESLDDRANLLIQLANLPEHPESVPINMLVKVAGTPLENAEDIDPFDFIRMLAVARILMPQSHVRLSAGREAMNEQMQALAFFAGANSIFYGDKLLTTANPQADKDMQLFARLGILPEAREEHADEVHQAAIEQALVEHKSSEQFYNAAV from the coding sequence ATGAGCGCCAGCACCACTGCCACCCTGCGTCACGATTGGTCCCTGGCCGAAGTCAAAGCACTGTTTGTGCAACCGTTCAATGACCTGTTGTTCCAGGCGCAGACCGTGCACCGCGCGCATTTCGACGCCAACCGGGTGCAGGTGTCGACGCTGCTGTCGATCAAGACCGGCGCCTGCCCGGAAGATTGCAAATATTGTCCGCAGTCGGGCCACTACAACACCGGCCTGGAAAAAGAAAAACTGATGGAAGTGCAGAAGGTCCTCGAAGAGGCTGCCCGCGCCAAAGCCATCGGTTCTACGCGCTTCTGCATGGGCGCCGCCTGGAAGCACCCGTCGGCCAAAGACATGCCCTACGTGTTGCAGATGGTCAAAGGCGTGAAGGCCATGGGCCTGGAAACCTGCATGACCCTCGGCCGTCTCGACCAGGACCAGACCGAAGCCCTGGCCCAGGCCGGCCTCGACTACTACAACCACAACCTCGATACCTCGCCGGAATTTTACGGCAGCATCATCACCACCCGTACCTACAGCGAGCGCCTGCAAACCCTGGCCTATGTGCGTAATTCGGGGATGAAGATCTGCTCGGGCGGCATCCTCGGCATGGGCGAGTCCCTCGACGACCGCGCCAACCTGCTGATCCAGTTGGCCAATCTGCCGGAGCATCCGGAGTCGGTGCCGATCAACATGCTGGTGAAGGTGGCCGGTACGCCGTTGGAAAACGCCGAGGACATCGACCCGTTCGACTTTATCCGCATGCTGGCGGTGGCGCGCATTCTGATGCCGCAATCCCATGTGCGCCTGTCGGCCGGCCGTGAAGCGATGAATGAACAGATGCAGGCGCTGGCGTTTTTCGCCGGGGCGAACTCGATCTTCTATGGCGACAAACTGCTGACCACCGCCAACCCGCAAGCCGACAAAGACATGCAACTGTTCGCGCGCCTGGGCATCCTGCCGGAAGCCCGTGAAGAGCATGCCGACGAAGTGCACCAGGCGGCGATCGAACAGGCGTTGGTGGAGCACAAGAGCAGCGAGCAGTTTTACAACGCCGCTGTTTGA
- a CDS encoding ComF family protein, protein MHCQLKRKYQVYIWSKNKQNCLICDEPTETADSVCNACETELPWLMEHCEVCALPLSMDGLVCGQCQQQPPAFKQVIAPWAYSFPVDRLISRFKHQARWPLGHMLGRLLGQHVQHRFDNTALTRPDALLPVPMARKRLRERGYNQALMLARWLSADLNIPCDEHLLLRPHETLAQQALDAKTRKRNLLGAFALAAGAQVQGRHFAVVDDVLTTGATAHSLARLLIHAGARQVDVYCLARTPKPDT, encoded by the coding sequence ATGCACTGTCAACTGAAGCGCAAATACCAGGTTTACATCTGGTCAAAAAACAAACAGAACTGTTTGATCTGCGATGAGCCCACTGAAACCGCCGACTCGGTCTGCAACGCCTGCGAGACCGAACTGCCCTGGCTGATGGAACACTGCGAAGTCTGCGCCCTGCCCTTATCGATGGACGGCCTGGTCTGCGGCCAGTGCCAACAGCAACCGCCGGCGTTTAAACAGGTGATCGCCCCCTGGGCCTACAGCTTTCCCGTCGACCGTCTGATAAGCCGCTTCAAACACCAGGCGCGCTGGCCGCTCGGGCATATGCTCGGCCGTTTATTGGGGCAACACGTGCAACACCGCTTCGACAACACTGCCCTCACACGCCCGGACGCCCTGCTGCCGGTACCCATGGCGCGCAAACGCCTGCGCGAACGTGGCTATAACCAGGCGCTGATGTTGGCGCGCTGGCTCAGCGCCGACCTGAATATCCCCTGCGATGAACACCTGCTGCTGCGCCCCCATGAAACCCTCGCGCAACAAGCCCTCGACGCCAAGACCCGCAAACGCAACCTGCTCGGCGCCTTTGCCCTGGCCGCCGGCGCCCAGGTGCAAGGCCGCCATTTTGCCGTGGTGGACGACGTACTCACCACCGGCGCCACTGCCCACAGCCTGGCGCGGTTGTTGATCCATGCCGGCGCGCGACAGGTCGACGTGTACTGCCTGGCGCGCACGCCAAAGCCAGACACTTGA
- a CDS encoding TOBE domain-containing protein, with amino-acid sequence MSLPTLLSQHIVRRPQRIALLAHIAEQGSITRAAKSAGLSYKAAWDAIDELNNLAQKPLVERSVGGKGGGGARLTVEGERVLRLYQRLQAVQAQVLGSDEAASDFNLLGRLMLRTSARNQLHGQVVAIQRQGRNDLVRLQLTGGLTLEAQITHDSTQRLELELGVEVVALIKAGWLELLAPQAAATLGHNCMSGIVAAILTAEDGPSEVRITLPNGLVLCALAPPDALNALGTTEGQTVQVQFAPSQVLLGTPV; translated from the coding sequence ATGTCTCTACCCACCCTGCTCAGCCAACATATCGTCCGCCGCCCGCAGCGCATTGCCTTGCTTGCGCATATCGCCGAGCAGGGCTCCATTACCCGCGCCGCCAAAAGCGCTGGCTTGAGTTACAAGGCCGCCTGGGACGCCATCGACGAGTTGAACAACCTGGCGCAAAAACCGCTGGTCGAACGCAGCGTCGGCGGCAAGGGCGGCGGCGGCGCCAGGCTCACGGTCGAAGGTGAACGGGTACTGCGCCTCTATCAGCGCCTGCAAGCGGTGCAGGCCCAAGTGCTGGGTTCGGACGAAGCGGCCAGTGACTTCAACCTGCTCGGCCGCCTGATGCTGCGCACCAGCGCGCGTAACCAGCTGCATGGCCAGGTCGTTGCGATTCAACGCCAAGGCCGCAACGATTTGGTGCGCCTGCAACTGACGGGCGGGCTGACCCTCGAGGCGCAGATCACCCACGACAGCACGCAGCGGCTGGAGCTGGAGTTGGGCGTGGAAGTCGTCGCCTTGATCAAGGCCGGTTGGCTGGAACTGCTGGCACCGCAGGCAGCCGCAACACTTGGACACAATTGTATGAGCGGCATCGTCGCCGCCATTCTCACCGCCGAGGACGGCCCCAGCGAAGTGCGCATCACCCTGCCCAACGGCCTGGTTTTATGCGCCCTGGCGCCGCCGGACGCGCTGAACGCACTGGGCACCACCGAAGGTCAGACGGTCCAGGTGCAATTCGCCCCCAGCCAGGTCTTGCTCGGCACCCCCGTGTAA
- a CDS encoding PhoX family protein, translated as MSLLEENQATDLEQMVGLTRRRFIGAGALCGAAMFLGGNLLSRSALAVNAASASPLLGFTSIAAATSDTITLPPGYSASVLISWGQPLHKSAPAFDPSGNGTAKAQEQQFGDNNDGMSLFAFPGDDNRALMAINNEYTNYRYLYAHGGAPQSAEDVRKAQASEGVSVIEIRRKGDTWQFVQDSRYNRRIHGNSPIRLSGPAAGHEWLKTSADKSGKKVLGTFQNCANGKTPWGTYLTCEENFTDCFGSSNPQQAFDAGQKRYGVVAASKEINWHLHDPRFDMAKHPNELNRHGWVVEIDPFDPQSTPTKRTALGRFKHENAALAETRDGRAVVYMGDDERGEFIYKFVSRDKINHKNPKANKDLLDHGTLYVAIFDAGDGDVDHPKGKGQWVELTHGKNGIDASSGFASQAEVLIHARLAASVVKATRMDRPEWIVVSPTDGQVYCTLTNNAKRGEDGQPVGGPNPREKNVYGQILRWKANADDHGAADFSWDLFVVAGNPGVHAGKPKGGSSNINPQNMFNSPDGLGFDKAGRLWILTDGDYSNAGDFAGMGNNQMLCADPGTGEIRRFMVGPVACEVTGISFSPDQKTLFVGIQHPGETGGSTWPEHLPNGKPRSSVMVIRRDDGGVVGA; from the coding sequence ATGAGCCTGTTAGAAGAGAACCAAGCCACCGACCTCGAACAGATGGTCGGCCTCACCCGCCGTCGTTTTATCGGTGCCGGCGCACTCTGCGGTGCCGCGATGTTCCTGGGCGGCAACCTGCTCAGCCGCAGCGCCCTGGCCGTAAACGCGGCCTCCGCCAGCCCGCTGCTGGGTTTCACCAGCATCGCCGCCGCCACCAGCGACACCATCACCCTGCCGCCGGGCTACAGCGCTTCGGTGCTGATCAGTTGGGGCCAGCCGCTGCACAAGAGCGCCCCGGCCTTTGACCCGTCCGGCAACGGCACGGCCAAGGCCCAGGAACAGCAGTTCGGCGACAACAACGACGGCATGAGCCTGTTCGCCTTCCCCGGTGACGACAACCGCGCGCTGATGGCGATCAACAACGAATACACCAACTATCGCTACCTCTATGCCCACGGTGGCGCGCCGCAGTCGGCCGAAGACGTGCGCAAGGCCCAGGCCAGCGAAGGCGTGTCGGTGATCGAAATACGGCGCAAGGGCGACACCTGGCAGTTCGTCCAGGACTCGCGCTACAACCGGCGCATCCACGGCAACTCGCCGATCCGCCTGAGCGGTCCCGCCGCCGGCCACGAATGGCTGAAAACCAGCGCCGACAAGTCCGGCAAAAAAGTCCTCGGCACCTTCCAGAATTGCGCCAACGGCAAAACGCCATGGGGCACGTACCTGACCTGTGAAGAGAACTTCACCGACTGCTTCGGCAGCAGCAACCCACAGCAAGCATTCGATGCCGGGCAGAAACGCTACGGCGTGGTCGCCGCCAGCAAAGAGATCAACTGGCACCTGCACGACCCGCGCTTCGACATGGCCAAGCACCCCAACGAACTCAACCGCCACGGCTGGGTGGTGGAAATCGACCCGTTCGACCCGCAATCCACCCCGACCAAACGCACCGCCCTGGGCCGCTTCAAACATGAGAACGCAGCGCTGGCCGAAACCCGCGACGGCCGTGCCGTGGTGTACATGGGCGACGATGAGCGCGGTGAGTTCATCTACAAATTCGTCAGCCGCGACAAGATCAACCACAAGAACCCCAAGGCCAACAAGGACCTGCTCGACCACGGCACCTTGTATGTGGCGATCTTCGACGCGGGCGACGGCGACGTCGACCACCCCAAGGGCAAGGGCCAATGGGTGGAACTCACCCACGGCAAAAACGGCATCGACGCCAGCAGCGGCTTTGCCAGCCAGGCCGAAGTGTTGATCCACGCGCGCCTGGCCGCCAGCGTGGTCAAAGCCACGCGCATGGACCGCCCGGAATGGATCGTGGTCAGCCCCACCGACGGCCAGGTCTATTGCACCCTGACCAATAACGCCAAGCGCGGCGAAGACGGCCAGCCGGTGGGCGGCCCCAACCCACGCGAAAAGAACGTCTACGGCCAGATCCTGCGCTGGAAGGCCAATGCCGATGACCACGGCGCGGCTGACTTCAGTTGGGACCTGTTCGTGGTGGCTGGCAACCCTGGGGTACATGCCGGCAAGCCCAAGGGCGGCTCGTCCAACATCAACCCACAAAACATGTTCAACAGCCCCGATGGCCTGGGCTTCGACAAGGCCGGGCGCTTGTGGATCCTCACCGATGGCGACTACAGCAACGCCGGCGACTTCGCGGGGATGGGCAATAACCAGATGCTCTGCGCCGACCCAGGCACTGGCGAAATCCGCCGCTTCATGGTGGGCCCGGTGGCATGTGAGGTCACGGGGATCAGCTTCTCGCCGGATCAGAAAACCCTGTTTGTGGGGATCCAGCATCCCGGTGAAACCGGCGGTTCGACCTGGCCGGAACATTTGCCGAACGGCAAGCCGCGCTCGTCGGTGATGGTGATTCGGCGGGATGACGGCGGGGTCGTCGGCGCCTGA
- a CDS encoding serine/threonine protein kinase, translating to MAHPFETLTPDLVLDAVDSIGFLSDARILALNSYENRVYQVGIEGSEPLIAKFYRPQRWTNEAILEEHRFTFELAECDVPVVAPLIHNGASLFEHAGFRFTLFPRRGGRAPEPGNLDQLYRLGQLLGRLHAVGSTRPFEHREALGVKNFGHDSLTTLLEGNFIPKSLLPAYESVARDLLKRVEEVYKATPHKNIRMHGDCHPGNMMCRDEMFHIVDLDDCRMGPAVQDLWMMLAGDRQECLGQLSELMDGYQEFHDFDPRELALIEPLRALRLMHYSAWLARRWDDPAFPHSFPWFGSERYWGDQVLALREQLSALNEEPLKLF from the coding sequence ATGGCCCACCCGTTTGAAACACTCACTCCCGACCTGGTCCTCGACGCTGTCGACAGCATCGGTTTCCTCAGCGATGCCCGCATCCTGGCGCTTAATAGCTACGAAAATCGCGTGTATCAGGTGGGCATCGAAGGCTCAGAACCGCTGATCGCCAAGTTCTATCGCCCCCAGCGCTGGACCAACGAGGCGATCCTCGAAGAACACCGCTTTACCTTTGAACTGGCCGAATGCGACGTGCCGGTGGTGGCGCCCCTTATCCACAACGGCGCAAGCCTGTTCGAACACGCGGGTTTCCGTTTTACCCTGTTCCCGCGCCGTGGCGGCCGCGCGCCGGAACCGGGCAACCTCGACCAGTTGTATCGCCTCGGGCAATTGCTCGGTCGCCTGCACGCCGTGGGCTCCACCCGCCCGTTCGAACACCGCGAAGCGCTGGGGGTGAAGAACTTCGGTCACGACTCCCTCACCACCCTGCTCGAAGGCAATTTCATTCCCAAAAGCCTGCTGCCAGCCTACGAGTCCGTGGCCCGTGACCTGCTCAAGCGCGTGGAAGAGGTGTACAAGGCCACGCCGCACAAGAACATCCGCATGCACGGCGATTGCCACCCCGGCAACATGATGTGCCGTGACGAGATGTTCCATATCGTCGACCTGGATGACTGCCGCATGGGCCCGGCGGTCCAGGACCTGTGGATGATGCTCGCCGGCGACCGTCAGGAATGCCTGGGGCAGTTGTCGGAATTGATGGACGGCTACCAGGAATTCCATGACTTCGACCCGCGTGAATTGGCGCTGATCGAACCCCTGCGCGCGTTGCGCCTGATGCACTACAGCGCCTGGCTGGCGCGGCGTTGGGACGACCCGGCGTTTCCGCACAGCTTTCCGTGGTTCGGCAGTGAGCGGTATTGGGGGGATCAGGTGCTGGCGTTGCGCGAACAGCTTTCGGCACTTAACGAAGAACCGCTGAAGCTCTTCTGA
- the rarD gene encoding EamA family transporter RarD has translation MHAANPRKGYILGLSAYVIWGLFPLYFKAIASVPAAEIIVHRVLWSALFGGLLLMVWKHPGWFRELRDNPRRLAILALSGSLIAANWLTYVWSVNTGRMLEASLGYYINPLVNVLLGMLLLGERLRRLQWVAVGLAAVGVAQQVWQVGSLPWVSLALALTFGFYGLIRKQAPVKALPGLVVETWMLVPIAVAWLLFNPSAHSAQLAFWSTSEAWWLVAAGPVTLIPLVCFNAAARHLPYTALGFLQYVAPTLVLLEAVLLFGEHLAPSTLLAFAFIWAGLVVYSVDAWLTVRKR, from the coding sequence ATGCACGCCGCCAACCCCCGCAAGGGTTACATCCTGGGCCTTAGCGCCTACGTTATCTGGGGCTTGTTCCCGCTCTACTTCAAAGCCATCGCCAGCGTACCCGCCGCCGAGATCATCGTGCATCGCGTGCTGTGGTCGGCGTTGTTCGGCGGTTTGCTGCTGATGGTATGGAAACACCCCGGCTGGTTCCGCGAGCTGCGCGACAACCCCAGGCGCCTGGCAATCCTGGCCTTGAGCGGATCGCTGATTGCGGCCAACTGGCTGACCTATGTGTGGTCGGTCAATACCGGGCGCATGCTGGAGGCGAGCCTGGGTTACTACATCAACCCGCTGGTGAATGTGCTGCTCGGCATGTTGCTGCTCGGCGAACGCCTGCGCCGCCTGCAATGGGTAGCCGTCGGGCTGGCCGCGGTGGGCGTGGCGCAACAGGTGTGGCAGGTCGGCAGCCTGCCGTGGGTGTCGCTGGCATTGGCGCTGACCTTTGGTTTCTACGGTTTGATCCGCAAGCAGGCGCCGGTCAAGGCGCTGCCGGGGCTGGTCGTGGAAACCTGGATGCTGGTGCCGATTGCCGTTGCGTGGTTGCTGTTCAACCCAAGCGCCCACAGCGCACAGCTTGCATTTTGGAGCACCTCCGAAGCCTGGTGGCTGGTGGCCGCCGGCCCCGTGACGCTGATCCCGCTGGTGTGCTTCAACGCCGCCGCGCGGCATTTGCCCTACACGGCCCTGGGCTTTTTGCAGTACGTGGCGCCCACCCTGGTGTTGCTGGAAGCGGTGTTGCTGTTCGGCGAGCACCTGGCGCCAAGCACGCTGCTCGCCTTTGCCTTTATCTGGGCCGGCCTGGTGGTCTACAGCGTGGATGCCTGGCTGACGGTACGCAAGCGCTGA
- a CDS encoding glycine cleavage system protein R, with product MDHLVLTIIAADKPGLVERIAQNIAAHGGNWLESRMAHMAGQFAGILRVSVPAQNRQALVGALEDLSTHGIRVLVGEGSTGQALASKPIVMTLVGNDRAGIVREITALLSKQGVNLERLNTDVRPAPMSGDPLFNAEALLQVPSTLSLDKLQDCLETLADDLMVELRNEE from the coding sequence ATGGACCATCTTGTACTCACAATTATCGCCGCCGACAAACCCGGCCTGGTTGAACGCATCGCGCAGAACATCGCCGCCCACGGTGGCAATTGGCTGGAAAGCCGCATGGCCCATATGGCCGGGCAGTTTGCCGGGATCCTGCGGGTCAGCGTGCCTGCGCAGAACCGTCAGGCACTGGTGGGTGCGTTGGAAGACTTATCCACACACGGCATCCGTGTGCTGGTGGGTGAGGGCAGCACCGGGCAGGCCCTGGCGTCCAAACCGATTGTGATGACGCTGGTGGGCAATGACCGCGCGGGCATTGTGCGTGAGATCACCGCGCTATTGAGCAAGCAGGGCGTGAATCTGGAGCGCTTGAACACCGATGTGCGGCCGGCGCCGATGAGTGGTGACCCGCTGTTCAACGCCGAGGCGCTGCTGCAGGTGCCGTCGACGTTATCCCTGGATAAGTTGCAGGACTGCCTGGAAACCTTGGCCGATGACTTGATGGTAGAGCTGCGCAACGAGGAATAG